A single Rattus norvegicus strain BN/NHsdMcwi chromosome 5, GRCr8, whole genome shotgun sequence DNA region contains:
- the Crocc gene encoding rootletin isoform X8 encodes MEKQLLERSTELEQQRLRDTEHSQDLDRALLRLEEEQQRSASLAQVNDMLREQLDQANLANQTLSEDICKVTSDWTRSCKELEQREATWRREEESFNAYFSSEHSRLLLLWRQVMGLRRMASEVKMGTERDLLQLGGELVRTSRAVQEVGLGLSASLQRAESRAEAALEKQKLLQAQLEEQLRAKLLREKDLAQLQVQSDLDKADLSARVTELALSVEHLQNQNTEKDQVNRTLSDKLEALESLRLQEQTTLDTEDGEGLQQTLRDLAQAALSDTESGVQLSNSERTADTSDGSFRGLFGQRTPTPPRHSSPGRGRSPRRGLSPACSDSSTLTLIHSALHKRQLQVQDMRGRYEASQDLLGSVRKQLSDSEGERRGLEEQLQRLRDQTATSVQAQEDAQREAQRLRSANEILSREKGNLSHSLQVAQQQAEDLRQELEKLQAAQEELRRQHTQLEDQQEDTVQEGARARRELERSHRQLEQLEVKRSGLTKELVEVREALSCAVLQRDVLQTEKAEVAEALTKAEAGRAQLELSVTKLRAEEASLRDSLSKMSALNESLAQDKLELNRLIAQLEEEKAALLGRQQQAEHATSLAVEKQERLEQLRLEQEVERQGLEGSLCVAEQAREALGQQILVLRSERSHLQEQVAQLSRQLNGRDQELDQALRESQRQVEALERAAREKEAMAKERAGLAVQLAAAEREGRTLSEETIRLRLEKEALESSLFDVQRQLAQLEARREQLEADSQALLLAKETLTGELAGLRQQVTATEEKAALDKELMTQKLVQAERETQASLREQRAAHEEDLQRLQREKEAAWRELQAERAQLQGQLQQEREELLARMEAEKEELSEEIAALQQERDEGLLLAESEKQQALSLKESEKTALSEKLMGTRHSLAAISLEMERQKRDAQSRQEQDRNTVNALTSELRDLRAQLEEATAAHAQQVKELQEQTGNLGRQREACMREAEELRTQLRLLEDTRDGLRRELLEAQRKVRDSQDSSEAHRQEASELRRSLSEGTKEREALRRSNEELRTAVKKAESERISLKLANEDKEQKLALLEEARMSVAKEAGELRASLQEVERSRLEARRELQELRRQMKTLDSDNGRLGRELADLQSRLALGERTEKESRREVLGLRQKVLKGESSLEALKQELQGSQRKLQEQEAEFRARERGLLGSLEEARGAEKKLLDSARSLELRLEGVRAETSELGLRLSAAEGRAQGLEVELARVEAQRRVAEAQLGGLRSALRRGLGLGRVSSSPAREAPAGGSGDGLSSPSPLEYSPRSQPPSPGPVASPAPPDLDPEAVRDALRDFLQELRSAQRERDELRVQTSTLSQQLAEMEAERDHAASRAKQLQKAVAESEEAWRSADRRLSGAQAELALQEESVRRSRRECRATLDQMAVLERSLQATESELRASQEKVNKMKATEVKLESDKRRLKEVLDASESRSIKLELQRRALEGELQRSRLGLGDREAHAQALQDRVDSLQRQVADSEVKAGTLQLTVERLSGALAKVEESEGTLRSKVQSLTDALAQSSASLTSSQDKNLYLQKALSTCEHDRQVLQERLDAARQALSEARRQSSSLGEQVQTLRGELANLELQRGDAEGQLQQLQQVLRQRQEGEAVALRSVQKLQEERRLLQERLGSLQRALAQLEAEKRELERSALQLDKDRVALRKTLDKVEREKLRSHEDTLRLNAERGRLDRTLTGAELDLAEAQQQIQHLEAQVVEVLERNHSPVQVEADEQHLELQQEVERLRSAQVRTERTLEARERAHRQRVSGLEEQVQGPFLREGAGMELWGWREDWSCPLQLEKGQTD; translated from the exons ATGGAGAAGCAGCTGCTGGAAAGGTCCACCGAGCTGGAGCAGCAGCGACTGAGG GACACAGAGCACAGCCAGGACCTGGACAGAGCTCTTCTGCGCCTAGAGGAAGAGCAGCAGAG AAGTGCCAGCTTGGCCCAGGTGAACGACATGCTGAGAGAGCAGCTAGACCAGGCAAACCTGGCCAACCAGACTCTGAGCGAGGACATTTGCAAGGTGACCAGTGACTGGACCCGAAGCTGTAAGGAGCTGGAACAGAGGGAGGCAACATGGAGGCGTGAGGAGGAG TCCTTCAACGCCTACTTCAGCAGCGAGCACAGCCGCCTGCTGCTCCTCTGGAGGCAGGTCATGGGGCTCCGAAGGATGGCCAGCGAGGTGAAGATGGGCACCGAGAG GGACCTACTACAGCTAGGAGGAGAACTAGTCCGGACATCCCGGGCTGTCCAGGAGGTGGGCCTAGGACTGAGTGCCAGCCTGCAGCGGGCTGAGAGCAGGGCTGAGGCGGCTCTGGAGAAGCAAAAGCTGCTGCAGGCCCAACTGGAGGAGCAGCTACGGGCCAAGCTGCTCCGGGAGAAGGACCTGGCCCAGCTTCAGGTGCAGAGTGACCTGGACAAGGCTGATCTCAGTGCCAG AGTGACAGAGCTGGCCTTGTCTGTGGAACACCTTCAGAACCAGAACACAGAGAAGGACCAGGTCAACAGGACCCTCTCTGACAAGTTGGAGGCCCTG GAGTCTCTGCGGCTCCAGGAGCAGACAACCCTGGACACTGAGGATGGAGAGGGGCTGCAGCAGACCTTGAGAGACCTGGCACAG GCTGCCCTCTCTGATACTGAGAGTGGTGTCCAGCTCAGCAACTCAGAGCGCACTGCGGATACCTCAGACGGCAGCTTCCGCGGCCTCTTTGGCCAGCGGACTCCAACTCCACCGCGGCACTCCTCCCCGGGTCGAGGTCGTTCTCCACGCCGAGGTCTGTCCCCAGCCTGCTCTGACTCCTCCACACTCACGCTGATCCACTCTGCCCTGCACAAGCGCCAGCTACAGGTCCAG GACATGCGTGGGCGCTATGAAGCCAGCCAAGATCTGTTGGGTTCCGTGCGCAAGCAACTTAGTGACAGTGAGGGTGAGCGGCGTGGCCTGGAGGAGCAGCTACAGCGCCTCCGGGACCAGACAGCAACCTCAGTCCAGGCCCAAGAGGATGCGCAGCGTGAGGCCCAGCGCCTACGCAGTGCCAACGAGATCCTGAGCAG GGAGAAGGGCAACCTGAGCCACAGCCTGCAGGTGGCCCAGCAGCAAGCTGAGGATCTGCGCCAGGAGCTGGAAAAGCTGCAGGCCGCCCAGGAGGAGCTGAGGCGGCAGCACACCCAGCTGGAGGACCAGCAGGAGGACACGGTGCAGGAGGGCGCCCGGGCCCGCCGCGAGCTAGAGCGCAG CCATCGGCAGCTGGAGCAGCTGGAAGTGAAGCGCTCGGGGCTGACCAAGGAGCTGGTGGAGGTGCGGGAGGCACTGAGCTGCGCTGTACTGCAGAGGGATGTGCTGCAGACAGAGAAGGCAGAGGTGGCTGAGGCGCTGACCAAG GCTGAGGCAGGCCGTGCGCAGCTGGAGCTCTCTGTGACCAAGCTGAGGGCAGAGGAGGCTTCCCTGCGAGATTCCTTGTCCAAGATGAGTGCCCTCAACGAGAGTCTCGCCCAGGACAAGCTGGAATTAAACCGCCTCATCGCCCAG CTAGAGGAAGAAAAGGCGGCGCTCCTGGGCCGCCAGCAGCAGGCGGAGCACGCCACTTCGCTGGCTGTGGAGAAGCAGGAACGGTTGGAGCAGCTGAGACTGGAGCAGGAGGTGGAGAGGCAGGGCCTGGAGGGCTCCCTGTGTGTGGCTGAGCAGGCCCGGGAGGCGCTGGGGCAGCAGATCCTTGTATTGCGCAGCGAACGCAGCCATCTGCAGGAGCAGGTGGCCCAG CTCTCCCGGCAGCTGAATGGACGGGACCAGGAGTTGGATCAGGCCCTGCGGGAGTCCCAGCGGCAGGTGGAGGCCCTGGAGCGCGCTGCCCGGGAGAAGGAGGCGATGGCCAAGGAACGGGCTGGCCTGGCTGTGCAGCTGGCAGCAGCCGAGCGTGAGGGCCGGACCCTGTCAGAGGAGACCATTCGCCTGCG CTTGGAGAAGGAGGCCCTGGAGAGCAGCCTGTTTGACGTGCAGAGGCAGCTGGCTCAGCTCGAGGCCCGCCGGGAGCAGCTAGAAGCGGACAGTCAAGCCCTGCTGCTGGCCAAGGAAACTCTGACTG GGGAGCTGGCAGGCCTGCGGCAGCAGGTAACAGCCACTGAAGAGAAAGCGGCCTTGGACAAGGAGCTGATGACCCAGAAGCTAGTGCAAGCAGAGCGGGAGACTCAGGCCTCTCTGCGGGAACAGCGGGCAGCCCATGAGGAGGATCTGCAGAGACTCCAGCGGGAGAAG GAGGCTGCATGGCGGGAGCTTCAGGCAGAGCGGGCCCAGCTGCAGGGCCAGTTACAGCAGGAGCGAGAGGAGCTGCTGGCCCGGATGGAGGCTGAGAAGGAGGAGCTGAGTGAGGAGATCGCCGCGCTGCAGCAGGAGCGGGACGAGGGCCTGCTCCTGGCGGAGAGTGAGAAGCAGCAG GCCTTGTCCTTGAAGGAGTCTGAGAAGACGGCACTGTCAGAGAAGTTGATGGGAACCCGGCACAGTCTGGCTGCCATCTCTCTGGAGATGGAACGGCAGAAGCGAGATGCCCAGAGCCGGCAGGAACAGGACCGG AACACAGTGAACGCCCTAACATCTGAACTTCGAGACCTCCGGGCTCAGCTGGAAGAAGCCACAGCAGCCCATGCACAGCAGGTGAAAGAACTCCAGGAGCAGACGGGGAACCTGGGTCGGCAGCGGGAGGCCTGCATGAGGGAG GCAGAAGAGCTGAGGACTCAGCTGCGCTTGTTGGAGGATACCCGTGATGGGCTGCGGCGGGAGCTGCTGGAGGCTCAGCGCAAGGTCCGGGACAGCCAGGACAGCTCCGAGGCCCATCGCCAGGAGGCTAGTGAGCTGCGGCGCAGTCTGAGTGAGGGCACCAAGGAGCGTGAGGCCCTGCGGCGTTCCAACGAGGAGCTGAGGACCGCTGTGAAGAAGGCAGAGAGCGAGCGGATCAG CCTGAAGCTTGCCAATGAGGACAAGGAGCAGAAGCTGGCCCTCCTGGAAGAGGCTCGAATGTCTGTCGCCAAGGAGGCTGGAGAGCTTCGGGCCTCACTGCAGGAAGTGGAGCGATCCCGGCTGGAGGCTCGACGTGAGCTGCAGGAGCTTAGGCGACAG ATGAAGACTCTGGACAGTGACAATGGCCGACTGGGCCGTGAGCTGGCAGACCTGCAGAGCCGCTTGGCCCTGGGCGAGCGGACAGAGAAGGAGAGCCGGCGAGAGGTCCTGGGCCTGCGGCAGAAGGTGCTGAAAGGCGAGAGCAGCCTGGAGGCCTTGAAGCAGGAG ctccagggTTCCCAGAGGAAGCTGCAGGAGCAAGAGGCTGAGTTCCGTGCACGCGAACGAGGCCTGTTGGGCTCCCTGGAGGAGGCGCGTGGTGCCGAGAAGAAGCTTCTGGACTCTGCTCGCAGCCTGGAGCTAAGACTGGAGGGTGTGCGGGCAGAGACCTCAGAGCTGGGGCTGCGGCTGAGTGCAGCTGAGGGCCGGGCCCAGGGCCTGGAGGTCGAGCTTGCCCGCGTGGAGGCGCAGCGCCGGGTAGCCGAGGCCCAGCTGGGTGGCCTGCGCTCCGCCCTGCGCcggggcctgggcctgggccgaGTGTCCAGCTCCCCGGCTCGAGAGGCCCCTGCAGGAG GAAGTGGGGACGGACTCAGCAGCCCCAGTCCTTTGGAATATAGCCCTCGGTCCCAGCCCCCGTCTCCAGGGCCTGTTGCCTCCCCGGCACCTCCAGACTTGGACCCAGAAGCTGTGCGTGACGCCCTCCGAGATTTTCTGCAAGAGCTGCGGAGTGCCCAGCGGGAGCGG GATGAACTTAGAGTCCAGACTAGCACCCTGAGTCAACAGCTGGCTGAGATGGAGGCCGAGAGAGACCATGCAGCCTCAAGGGCCAAGCAGCTGCAGAAGGCAGTAGCTGAGAGCGAGGAAG CCTGGCGCAGTGCAGACAGGCGGCTGAGCGGGGCCCAGGCCGAGCTGGCACTGCAGGAAGAGAGTGTGCGACGTAGCAGGCGGGAGTGCAGGGCCACGCTGGACCAGATGGCAGTGCTGGAGAGGAGCCTGCAGGCCACCGAGAGCGAGCTCCGGGCCAGCCAG GAGAAGGTCAACAAGATGAAGGCCACTGAGGTGAAGCTGGAGAGCGACAAGCGGCGACTGAAGGAGGTGCTGGATGCGTCTGAGAGCCGCTCCATCAAACTGGAGCTGCAGCGGCGCGCTCTCGAGGGCGAGCTGCAGCGCAGCCGCCTAGGCCTGGGGGACCGTGAGGCCCACGCTCAGGCCCTCCAGGATCGGGTGGACTCCCTGCAGAGACAG GTGGCAGACAGTGAGGTGAAGGCAGGGACCTTACAGCTAACAGTGGAGCGGCTCAGTGGGGCACTGGCCAAGGTGGAGGAGAGCGAGGGGACCCTGCGGAGCAAGGTGCAGAGCCTGACAGATGCCCTGGCCCAGAGCAGTGCCAGTCTCACCAGCAGTCAGGACAAGAATCTGTACCTACAGAAGGCCTTGAGTACCTGCGAACATGACCGCCAAGTGCTGCAG GAACGGCTGGACGCTGCCAGACAGGCACTGTCTGAAGCTCGAAGGCAAAGCAGCTCCCTGGGTGAGCAGGTGCAGACTCTGCGGGGTGAGCTGGCCAACCTGGAGCTGCAGCGGGGCGATGCTGAAGGCCagctgcagcagctgcagcag GTGCTGCGGCAGCGGCAGGAAGGGGAGGCCGTGGCTTTGCGCTCCGTCCAGAAGCTACAGGAGGAGCGGCGCCTGTTGCAGGAGCGCCTGGGCAGTCTGCAGCGAGCCCTGGCCCAGCTGGAAGCTGAGAAACGTGAGCTGGAGCGGTCGGCACTGCAGCTGGACAAGGACCGTGTGGCACTCAGGAAGACACTGGACAAG GTGGAGCGGGAGAAGCTTCGAAGCCACGAGGACACACTGCGCTTGAATGCAGAGAGGGGCCGCCTGGACCGCACACTCACAGGAGCTGAGCTGGACCTGGCTGAAGCCCAACAGCAGATCCAACATTTAGAG GCACAGGTGGTGGAAGTCCTGGAGCGGAACCACAGTCCTGTCCAGGTGGAGGCAGATGAGCAGCACCTGGAGCTGCAACAGGAGGTTGAGCGCCTGCGCAGTGCCCAGGTACGGACAGAGCGCACACTGGAGGCACGGGAGCGGGCCCACCGCCAGCGCGTGTCGGGGCTGGAGGAGCAGGTACAAGGGCCTTTCCTGAGAGAAGGAGCTGGGATGGAATtgtggggctggagggaggacTGGTCATGCCCTCTACAACTTGAAAAGGGCCAAACAGATTGA